The following proteins come from a genomic window of Megalops cyprinoides isolate fMegCyp1 chromosome 6, fMegCyp1.pri, whole genome shotgun sequence:
- the nmur3 gene encoding neuromedin-U receptor 1, with product MEYYNLRAFLQNCSGVGDALCNLTGNVSGAGQHLTIDDILLNVLGPKRSSFFLPVSIIYLLIFITGVTGNLLTCTVIAKHRKMRTPTNLYLFSLAVSDLLVLLFGMPLEIYDLWQNYPFPFGEGGCYFKTFLFETVCFASVLNVMALSVERYFAVVHPLKTRYAVTNKHARRVIGIVWAVSLACAVPNTSLHGIYYLYLPERVAESATCSLLKPRWIYNLVIQVTTVLFYLVPMTVISALYLVICCRLDRERRLPHGTLGRNWSSGSSWKIHVESGRRRQVTKMLSVVVVVFAICWAPFHVDRLLWSFVTQWTDLMHRVFQYVHILSGVLFYLSSAVNPIIYNLLSTRFRECFHELVCLRSEALASRGSSPPPPKLAKGPSALGASAGDRDPGKVPAFTISAGSWEGEDETTYA from the exons ATGGAATACTACAACCTGAGGGCCTTTTTGCAGAACTGCTCGGGGGTCGGAGACGCTCTCTGCAACCTCACGGGGAACGTCAGCGGAGCCGGTCAGCATCTGACCATTGACGACATCCTCCTGAATGTTCTGGGACCCAAGAggtcctccttcttcctcccgGTCTCCATCATCTACCTGCTCATCTTTATCACGGGCGTCACCGGcaacctgctcacctgcacgGTGATTGCCAAGCACCGCAAGATGCGGACGCCCACCAACCTGTACCTGTTCAGCCTGGCCGTGTCAgacctgctggtgctgctgtttggCATGCCGCTGGAGATTTATGACCTGTGGCAGAACTACCCCTTCCCCTTCGGAGAGGGGGGCTGCTACTTCAAGACCTTCCTGTTCGAGACGGTCTGCTTTGCCTCGGTGCTGAATGTGATGGCACTGAGCGTGGAGCGGTACTTCGCTGTGGTGCACCCCCTGAAGACACGCTACGCCGTCACCAACAAGCACGCCCGCCGGGTGATCGGCATCGTGTGGGCGGTGTCCCTGGCCTGTGCTGTGCCCAACACCTCCCTCCACGGGATCTACTACCTGTACCTGCCGGAGAGGGTCGCCGAGTCGGCCACCTGCAGCCTGCTCAAGCCGCGCTGGATCTACAACCTGGTCATCCAGGTCACCACCGTCCTCTTCTACCTGGTTCCCATGACGGTCATCAGCGCGCTGTACCTGGTCATCTGCTGCCGGCTGGACCGCGAGCGCAGGCTGCCCCACGGCACTCTGGGAAGGAACTGGAGCTCCGGCAGCAGCTGGAAGATCCATGTCGAGAGCGGCCGGAGGAGGCAGGTCACCAAGATGCTCT cggtggtggtggtggtgtttgcGATCTGTTGGGCTCCCTTCCACGTGGACAGGCTGCTGTGGAGCTTTGTAACACAGTGGACGGACCTCATGCACAGGGTGTTTCAGTACGTGCACATCCTCTCTGGCGTCCTCTTCTACCTCAGCTCTGCCGTCAACCCCATCATCTACAACCTGCTGTCCACACGGTTCCGGGAGTGCTTCCACGAGCTGGTGTGCCTGCGCTCGGAGGCCCTGGCCTCCCGAGGAAGCTCCCCGCCCCCGCCCAAACTCGCCAAGGGCCCCTCCGCCCTAGGGGCCTCGGCTGGGGACAGGGACCCAGGGAAGGTGCCGGCCTTCACCATTTCTGCAGGCAGCTGGGAGGGCGAGGATGAAACCACGTACGCGTAA